CCCGGGCAAACCGGGCAGCAAAGCAAACCGGGCACCGCGCGGACCGTGACGGTCCGGCGATACCCGGTTGTGCTGCTAACTGCCCGCCCGCCGGCGGGCGGAGCCGATGGCCGCGTCCGTGCGGCCAACGATCTGATCCAGCGGATCAGGCGGACAGCGAGGCGATCTTCTTGGCGATGGCCGACTTGCGGTTGGCCGCCTGGTTCTTGTGGATGACGCCCTTGCTGACAGCCTTGTCGAGCTGACGCGAGGCGTCACGCAGCAGAGTGGTCGCCGTCTCGACGTTGCCCGCGTCGCTCGCCTCGTGGAGCTTGCGGATCACGGTCTTCAGCGAAGACTTGACCGACTTGTTGCGCAGACGGGCCTTCTCGTTCTGCCGGTTGCGCTTGATCTGGGACTTGATGTTCGCCACGCGACAGCCTTGTCCTGACTAGAGCGGAAAATGGTCTCGACGAGTGGTCACCGCGCGGCCGTCTCACCCGGCGAGGCCGGTGCAGGAAACAACAGCGTGTCACCACACGCGAAGAAACAGATTACCAGCACGTCTCCGAGCCGCCAAAACGGCTCCGGCCCAGCGGCAGCGGCCGCTGCTCATCGTCCGCCGCGGCCCCACGATCGCCACGGCCGGGCGTGACCGGCGGGCCGGCCACCCGAAGCCCGTCTTGCCGGCCTCACCGGCTGGCCGGTAGCGCCTCTTCCTCGGAGGAGCGAGCCGCGCGCCACCCGACGGATGGCCGGCCGTCCCGCGGGGCGCAGGGCTGCTTCGGTGGCGGTGGTGAGCCGGCGGGGCAGGCGCCCTCGGCGAGTGCGGATCAGGCTCGGCCACGACGAGACGGCAGTGCTTCGGCGAGCGGAGGATCAGGCTCCGCCGCGGCGGAGCCAGCCGCGCTTCGCCGGGCCGCTCTCCCAGCCCCGGCGCTCGGCCAGCCAGGCGAGCGCCTGCCCCCCGCTGAACCGCTGGTGCTGCCGGCTGTGCGGGGAGGCGCTGCTCGGCCCGCTGCCGGCCGAGACCAGCCAATACCCGGAGAGCGCCGCCAGCGCGCCGTCCACCCCCTCGTCCGGCGCACCCCAGGCGCGCAGCACCGCGTCCGTGTCCAGGCCGCTGGCATACGCGCTGACCAGCAGCCGCACCGTGTCGAACCAGGGCGCCCCGAGGCACGGCCAGGTCCAGTCGCAGAGCCAGGCCCGGCCGCCGGTGTCGATCAGTACGTTGTCCAGCCGCAGGTCGCCGTGCAGCATGCCGTCCCCGGCGGCCAGTGCCGGCAGGGCCCGTTCCAGCCTGGCCAGGTCGGC
This window of the Actinoplanes oblitus genome carries:
- the rpsT gene encoding 30S ribosomal protein S20, which encodes MANIKSQIKRNRQNEKARLRNKSVKSSLKTVIRKLHEASDAGNVETATTLLRDASRQLDKAVSKGVIHKNQAANRKSAIAKKIASLSA